One genomic window of Streptomyces sp. NBC_01276 includes the following:
- a CDS encoding MetQ/NlpA family ABC transporter substrate-binding protein, with the protein MRKNVKLTAFAAASAALALGLTACGSSSDPSTAKADGGKADESKPLVIAASPTPHADILKFVKDNLAAKEGLKLEVKEFTDYVLPNTATEQGQVDGNYFQHKPYLDDFNKKNGTHIVPVVNVHLEPLGLYSKKVKALSDIKAGQTVAVPNDTTNEGRALQLLAANKLITLKDGVGTNAKLSDITDKKGLEFKELEAATVPRALNDVDAAVINGNYAIEAKLSPAKDALALEKAEGNPYANFLAVKDGKQTDPRIQKLAKLLNSDEVKKFIQDKYQGSVTPAFGAPAAS; encoded by the coding sequence GTGCGTAAGAACGTCAAGCTCACCGCCTTCGCCGCCGCCTCCGCCGCGCTCGCCCTCGGCCTCACCGCCTGCGGCAGCTCCTCGGACCCCTCCACGGCCAAGGCCGACGGCGGCAAGGCCGACGAGAGCAAGCCCCTCGTCATCGCGGCGTCCCCGACCCCGCACGCCGACATCCTGAAGTTCGTCAAGGACAACCTCGCCGCCAAGGAAGGCCTCAAGCTGGAGGTGAAGGAGTTCACGGACTACGTCCTGCCCAACACCGCCACCGAGCAGGGCCAGGTCGACGGCAACTACTTCCAGCACAAGCCGTACCTCGACGACTTCAACAAGAAGAACGGCACCCACATCGTGCCCGTCGTGAACGTGCACCTGGAGCCCCTCGGCCTCTACTCCAAGAAGGTCAAGGCCCTCTCCGACATCAAGGCCGGCCAGACCGTCGCCGTCCCCAACGACACCACCAACGAGGGCCGCGCGCTCCAGCTGCTCGCCGCGAACAAGCTGATCACCCTCAAGGACGGCGTCGGCACCAACGCCAAGCTCTCCGACATCACCGACAAGAAGGGCCTGGAGTTCAAGGAGCTGGAGGCCGCCACGGTCCCGCGCGCCCTGAACGACGTGGACGCCGCCGTCATCAACGGCAACTACGCCATCGAGGCCAAGCTCTCGCCCGCCAAGGACGCCCTGGCCCTGGAGAAGGCCGAGGGCAACCCGTACGCCAACTTCCTGGCGGTCAAGGACGGCAAGCAGACCGACCCGCGCATCCAGAAGCTCGCCAAGCTCCTGAACTCCGACGAGGTCAAGAAGTTCATCCAGGACAAGTACCAGGGTTCGGTCACCCCCGCCTTCGGCGCCCCGGCCGCTTCCTGA
- a CDS encoding protein kinase: MDMAMMRLRREDPRVVGSFRLHRRLGAGGMGVVYLGSDRRGQRVALKVIRPDLAEDQEFRSRFAREVSAARRIRGGCTARLVAADLEAERPWFATQYVPGPSLHDKVAEEGPLTAAQIAAIGAALSEGLVAVHEAGVVHRDLKPSNILLSPKGPRIIDFGIAWATGASTLTHVGTAVGSPGFLAPEQVRGAAVTPATDVFALGATLAYAATADSPFGHGSSEVMLYRVVHEEPHLVGVPDALAPLVRACLAKDPEERPTTLQLSMRLKEIAAREAQGLGDGRPPVQRPRPDRPVGRLADQTALYTEQSSVDRRTPGGGTPAPRAQAPHGGPHSRPSSPRNPGSTAGRTGGRPAPRTTGTGRRPSRPDPKLMRQRLIVFVVVTLLVALGIALAQKL, from the coding sequence GTGGACATGGCGATGATGCGGCTCCGGCGCGAGGACCCGCGTGTCGTCGGCTCGTTCAGACTGCACCGCAGGCTCGGCGCGGGCGGCATGGGCGTGGTCTACCTGGGGTCCGACCGGCGCGGTCAGCGCGTCGCCCTGAAGGTGATCCGGCCCGACCTGGCCGAGGACCAGGAGTTCCGCTCCCGCTTCGCGCGCGAGGTGTCCGCCGCCCGGCGGATCCGCGGCGGGTGCACCGCGCGGCTGGTGGCCGCCGATCTGGAGGCCGAGCGCCCCTGGTTCGCCACGCAGTACGTGCCCGGACCCTCGCTGCACGACAAGGTGGCCGAGGAAGGCCCCCTGACGGCCGCGCAGATCGCCGCCATCGGTGCCGCGCTCTCCGAGGGCCTCGTCGCCGTGCACGAGGCCGGCGTGGTCCACCGCGATCTCAAGCCCTCGAACATCCTGCTGTCCCCCAAGGGCCCGCGGATCATCGACTTCGGCATCGCCTGGGCGACCGGGGCGAGCACCCTGACCCACGTGGGGACCGCCGTCGGCTCCCCCGGCTTCCTCGCCCCCGAGCAGGTGCGCGGCGCCGCCGTCACCCCCGCCACCGACGTCTTCGCGCTCGGCGCCACCCTCGCCTACGCGGCGACCGCCGACTCCCCGTTCGGACACGGCAGTTCCGAGGTCATGCTGTACCGGGTGGTGCACGAGGAGCCCCACCTGGTCGGCGTACCGGACGCCCTCGCGCCGCTGGTTCGGGCCTGCCTGGCCAAGGACCCCGAGGAGCGGCCGACGACCCTGCAGCTGTCGATGCGGCTGAAGGAGATCGCGGCCCGCGAGGCGCAGGGTCTGGGCGACGGCCGGCCGCCGGTGCAGCGGCCGCGGCCCGACCGGCCGGTGGGGCGGCTCGCCGACCAGACCGCCCTCTACACCGAGCAGAGCAGCGTGGACCGGCGCACCCCGGGCGGCGGCACGCCCGCCCCCAGGGCGCAGGCCCCGCACGGCGGACCCCACTCGCGGCCCTCGTCCCCGCGCAATCCCGGTTCCACCGCCGGGCGTACGGGTGGCCGTCCGGCTCCGCGGACCACCGGCACGGGGCGCCGGCCCTCACGGCCGGACCCGAAGCTGATGCGGCAGCGGCTGATCGTGTTCGTCGTGGTGACGCTGCTGGTGGCGCTGGGCATCGCCCTGGCGCAGAAGCTCTAG
- a CDS encoding RNA methyltransferase, giving the protein MADLITVEDPDDPRLRDYTGLTDVELRRRREPAEGLFIAEGEKVIRRAKDAGYEMRSMLLSAKWVDVMRDVIDELPAPVYAVSPELAERVTGYHVHRGALASMQRKPLPTAQDLLASARRVAVMEAVNDHTNIGAIFRSAAALGMDAVLLSPDCADPLYRRSVKVSMGAVFSVPYARLDAWPKSLDSVREAGFKLLALTPHEKASPIDEAAPQSLERVALMLGAEGDGLSTQALVAADEWVRIPMAHGVDSLNVGAAAAVAFYAVAGGHRA; this is encoded by the coding sequence GTGGCTGATCTCATCACCGTCGAAGACCCCGACGACCCCCGCCTGCGCGACTACACGGGCCTGACCGACGTGGAGCTGCGGCGCCGCCGCGAGCCCGCCGAGGGCCTCTTCATCGCCGAGGGCGAGAAGGTCATCAGACGGGCCAAGGACGCCGGCTACGAGATGCGCTCCATGCTGCTCTCCGCCAAGTGGGTCGACGTCATGCGCGACGTCATCGACGAGCTCCCCGCCCCGGTCTACGCCGTCAGCCCGGAGCTCGCCGAACGCGTCACCGGCTACCACGTGCACCGCGGCGCCCTCGCCTCCATGCAGCGCAAGCCGCTGCCCACGGCGCAGGACCTGCTCGCGTCGGCCCGCCGGGTGGCCGTCATGGAGGCGGTCAACGACCACACCAACATCGGAGCCATCTTCCGCAGCGCCGCCGCCCTCGGCATGGACGCGGTGCTGCTGTCGCCCGACTGCGCGGACCCGCTCTACCGCCGCTCGGTGAAGGTCTCCATGGGGGCGGTGTTCTCCGTCCCCTACGCCCGCCTCGACGCCTGGCCCAAGAGCCTGGACTCGGTACGGGAGGCGGGCTTCAAGCTCCTCGCCCTCACCCCGCACGAGAAGGCCTCGCCGATCGACGAGGCCGCCCCGCAGTCCCTCGAACGGGTCGCGCTGATGCTCGGAGCGGAGGGCGACGGCCTGTCCACGCAGGCGCTGGTCGCCGCCGACGAGTGGGTGCGCATCCCCATGGCGCACGGCGTGGACTCGCTCAACGTGGGCGCGGCCGCGGCCGTCGCCTTCTACGCGGTGGCCGGCGGCCACCGGGCCTGA
- the cobA gene encoding uroporphyrinogen-III C-methyltransferase: MANPAYPAYPVGLRLAGRRVVVIGGGQVAQRRLPALIAAGADVLLISPSATPSVDAMAETGEIRWERRRYREGDLADAWYALIATQNREDNERASAEAERERVWCVRADDASAATAWTPATGRIEGVTVAVLTGNDPRRSAAVRDAVVEGLRDGTLTAPAHRHKGTPGVALVGGGPGDPDLITVRGRRLLAEADVVIADRLGPRDLLDELPPHVEVIDAAKIPYGRFMAQEAINNALIEHAKAGKAVVRLKGGDPYVFGRGMEELQALAEHGIPCTVVPGISSSISVPSAAGIPVTHRGVAHEFTVVSGHVGPDDPRSLVDWASLAKLTGTLVILMGVDKIGLIAEALIRHGRSAGTPVAVVQEGTTATQRRVDATLATVGETVRAEEVRPPAVIVIGEVVRVNAPDALPATDA; encoded by the coding sequence ATGGCAAACCCGGCATACCCCGCCTACCCCGTAGGACTCCGCCTGGCCGGGCGCCGCGTCGTCGTCATCGGCGGCGGTCAGGTCGCCCAGCGCCGCCTGCCCGCCCTCATCGCGGCCGGCGCCGACGTCCTGCTGATCTCCCCTTCCGCGACCCCCTCCGTGGACGCGATGGCGGAGACCGGCGAGATCCGCTGGGAACGCCGCCGCTACCGGGAGGGCGATCTCGCCGACGCCTGGTACGCCCTGATCGCCACCCAGAACCGCGAGGACAACGAGCGCGCCTCCGCCGAGGCCGAGCGCGAGCGCGTCTGGTGCGTGCGCGCCGACGACGCCTCCGCCGCCACCGCCTGGACCCCCGCCACCGGCCGCATCGAGGGCGTCACCGTCGCCGTGCTGACCGGCAACGACCCGCGCCGTTCGGCCGCCGTCCGCGACGCGGTCGTCGAGGGCCTGCGCGACGGCACCCTCACCGCCCCCGCGCACCGCCACAAGGGCACCCCCGGCGTCGCCCTCGTCGGCGGCGGCCCCGGCGACCCGGACCTGATCACCGTGCGCGGCCGCCGGCTGCTCGCCGAGGCCGACGTGGTCATCGCCGACCGGCTCGGCCCCCGCGACCTCCTCGACGAACTCCCCCCGCACGTCGAGGTCATCGACGCGGCGAAGATCCCGTACGGCCGGTTCATGGCCCAGGAGGCCATCAACAACGCCCTGATCGAGCACGCCAAGGCGGGCAAGGCCGTCGTCCGGCTCAAGGGCGGGGACCCGTACGTCTTCGGCCGTGGCATGGAGGAGCTGCAGGCCCTCGCCGAGCACGGCATCCCCTGCACGGTCGTCCCCGGCATCTCCAGCTCCATCTCGGTGCCGAGCGCCGCCGGGATCCCCGTCACCCACCGCGGGGTGGCGCACGAGTTCACCGTGGTCAGCGGACACGTCGGCCCCGACGACCCGCGCTCCCTGGTGGACTGGGCCTCCCTCGCGAAGCTCACCGGCACCCTCGTGATCCTCATGGGCGTCGACAAGATCGGCCTGATCGCCGAGGCCCTGATCCGCCACGGCCGCTCCGCCGGCACCCCGGTCGCGGTCGTCCAGGAGGGCACCACGGCCACCCAGCGCCGGGTGGACGCCACCCTCGCCACGGTCGGTGAGACCGTGCGCGCCGAGGAGGTCCGCCCGCCGGCCGTGATCGTCATCGGCGAGGTCGTCCGCGTGAACGCGCCCGACGCCCTCCCCGCCACCGACGCCTGA
- a CDS encoding GNAT family N-acetyltransferase produces MTTTFPDVTISTDRLVLRAFEEDDVTALAEMMNDEHVTAWTPVPHPYTHADAHGWATRKSHAERTDGRGIVFAVTEFLTQRLVGIVHLQNTDWRTRTTEVGYVTAPWARGEGYASESVLAVAQWLFRDQGFERLEIRTAADNTASQQVAQKIGCISEGVLRNAWIVRTQAADGGWTEARTDLIVWSLVPEDLDEGEEYEGYDGHSGYDGTRGYPPRDSGYAFGRSADATGYAVAADWN; encoded by the coding sequence ATGACTACCACCTTCCCGGACGTCACCATCAGCACGGACCGGCTGGTGCTGCGCGCCTTCGAGGAGGACGACGTCACGGCGCTCGCCGAGATGATGAACGACGAGCACGTCACCGCCTGGACCCCGGTACCGCACCCCTACACCCACGCCGACGCCCACGGCTGGGCCACCCGGAAGTCCCACGCGGAACGCACCGACGGCCGGGGCATCGTCTTCGCCGTCACCGAGTTCCTCACCCAGCGCCTCGTCGGCATCGTCCACCTCCAGAACACCGACTGGCGCACCCGCACCACCGAGGTCGGTTACGTCACCGCCCCCTGGGCCCGGGGCGAGGGCTACGCCAGCGAGTCCGTCCTCGCCGTCGCCCAGTGGCTCTTCCGCGACCAGGGCTTCGAGCGCCTCGAAATCCGCACCGCCGCCGACAACACCGCCTCCCAGCAGGTCGCCCAGAAGATCGGTTGCATCAGCGAAGGCGTCCTGCGCAACGCGTGGATAGTGCGCACCCAGGCGGCCGACGGCGGCTGGACCGAGGCCCGCACCGACCTCATCGTCTGGAGCCTGGTCCCCGAGGACCTCGACGAGGGCGAGGAGTACGAGGGCTACGACGGCCACAGCGGCTACGACGGCACCCGCGGATACCCGCCCCGGGACTCCGGATACGCCTTCGGCCGGTCCGCCGACGCCACCGGCTACGCCGTCGCCGCCGACTGGAACTGA
- the cbiE gene encoding precorrin-6y C5,15-methyltransferase (decarboxylating) subunit CbiE, protein MADRVTVIGWDGSPLTAAARSALAAATLVAGAAHHLALPEVPPTAERIRLGSLHLAARRIAGHRGTAVVLADGDPGFFGVVRTLRAPEHGLEVEVVPAVSAVAAAFARAGMPWDDAQVVVAHPRTLRRAVNVCRAHSKVAVLTSPGAGPAELALLLDGVHRTFVICEELGTDRERVTVLTSDKAADHSWRDPNVVIVIGGAGQVSAAEPGWLFGQPPHLAATRGWARPRPAGDGPAGEGPVGEGESAQLRAAQLARLGPRAGDLVWDIGAGSGALAVDAAALGAAVIAVDADPRACERVTAAARRRGVQIQVVPGRAPHVLENLPEPDVVRVGGGGAEVVAAVADRRPERIVSHASTRDDAEAIGRVLGEHGYAVECALLQSVGLDTRTWAEQERSVVFLLAAERPVSR, encoded by the coding sequence ATGGCCGACCGGGTCACGGTGATCGGCTGGGACGGCTCACCCCTGACCGCGGCCGCCCGGTCCGCGCTCGCCGCCGCCACCCTCGTGGCCGGCGCCGCCCACCACCTCGCGCTCCCCGAGGTCCCGCCCACCGCGGAACGCATCCGCCTCGGCAGCCTCCACCTCGCCGCCCGCCGCATCGCCGGCCACCGCGGCACCGCCGTCGTCCTCGCCGACGGAGACCCCGGATTCTTCGGCGTCGTACGCACCCTGCGCGCCCCGGAACACGGCCTGGAGGTGGAGGTCGTCCCCGCCGTCTCCGCCGTCGCCGCGGCCTTCGCCCGCGCCGGGATGCCCTGGGACGACGCCCAGGTGGTCGTCGCCCACCCCCGCACCCTGCGCCGGGCCGTCAACGTCTGCCGGGCCCACAGCAAGGTCGCCGTCCTCACCTCGCCCGGAGCCGGACCCGCCGAACTCGCCCTGCTGCTCGACGGGGTGCACCGCACCTTCGTCATCTGCGAGGAACTGGGCACCGACCGCGAGCGCGTCACCGTCCTGACCTCCGACAAGGCCGCCGACCACAGCTGGCGCGACCCGAACGTGGTCATCGTCATCGGCGGCGCGGGCCAGGTCTCCGCCGCCGAGCCCGGCTGGCTGTTCGGCCAGCCCCCCCACCTCGCGGCCACCCGCGGCTGGGCCCGGCCCCGGCCCGCGGGGGACGGGCCCGCGGGGGAGGGGCCCGTGGGGGAGGGCGAGTCCGCACAGCTGCGCGCGGCCCAGCTCGCCCGCCTCGGCCCCCGCGCCGGCGACCTCGTCTGGGACATCGGGGCCGGCTCCGGGGCCCTCGCCGTGGACGCCGCCGCCCTCGGCGCGGCCGTCATCGCGGTGGACGCCGACCCCCGCGCCTGCGAACGGGTAACGGCCGCCGCCCGTCGGCGCGGTGTCCAGATCCAGGTCGTGCCCGGCCGCGCCCCGCACGTCCTGGAGAACCTCCCCGAGCCCGACGTCGTCCGCGTCGGCGGGGGCGGCGCCGAGGTCGTCGCGGCCGTCGCCGACCGGCGCCCCGAACGGATCGTCAGCCACGCCTCCACGCGCGACGACGCCGAGGCCATCGGACGCGTCCTGGGCGAACACGGGTACGCCGTCGAGTGCGCACTCCTCCAGTCCGTCGGCCTCGACACCCGGACCTGGGCGGAACAGGAGCGTTCCGTGGTGTTCCTCCTGGCAGCCGAGCGCCCCGTGAGCCGCTAG
- the cobT gene encoding nicotinate-nucleotide--dimethylbenzimidazole phosphoribosyltransferase, whose translation MTDTGQVPGEGHPDNGGMVDQQGIPAPVPPLPPLPPQPPAGYAFQDLVDDPAEAEDEELLLMPSGQGSWSDPQVVPPVPAFPAEFPAEPVYTEYPQAPGAGYPEPGHLGFPEPGYQDAGYPAPQQPGFPDPSYPVGAGFPDGYADPAAYSAGAHETGGRDTGSLDLGGLVAPQAAQVPAASPVIPARRPLHMGPPMPEAGGVVRSLADRGPAAAPAPAPVAAPAPVPAPEPAPVVAAQPVAEPAPQPLPQQPAAEPVAEPAAEPVAEPVVEPVAVPVAVAEPAAVPVAVAVPAAAGAPVAQEPVAAAVPQPAAPAAGPEYLDAPQQAAQAAEIPAQAGTPWTAEPAPAAAPVPAAAPAAAAPAPVEPSAEPVAQPEAQPSAEAAAQASEAAAVPAAAPVAAEAAPEAAPEAQEPAGAPQPPAPVVPEAPEAPEAPAAVEVPAEPVAAVEVPAGPSAPEAAQAPAEAEPVLPEAAGTPAAEPVAEAPAETVHAPVEAAVPADVPAEPEAPAAAEAPAEAEAVPAEAAEPVAASAPEADAPDATAPDATEPADAAQAPEPVSAGEPAPAYDDAEREAVLRVMRERRDIRKGFRTDPIPHEVLLRVLEAAHTAPSVGHSQPWDFVVIRSAETRRTMHELAQRQREAYAKSLPKGRAKQFKELKIEAILDTPVNIVVTADPTRGGRHTLGRHTQPQMAPYSSALAVENLWLAARAEGLGVGWVSFFDEREMVRALGLPEHLEVVAYLCVGYVDEFPDEPELAQAGWSQRRPLAWVVHEETYGRRALPGEEPHDLLSETVASIRPLDAKALGEAWERQKRMTKPAGALGMLEIISAQLAGLSRVCPPPIPEPAAVAIFAGDHGVHAQGVTPWPQEVTTQMVANFLGGGAVCNAFANQVGAEVCVIDVGVAGDLPATTGLLPRKVRPGTADLSTGPAMTREEAIAAIEVGIETARDLVAAGNKALLTGEMGIANTTVSAALISVFTGVDPAEVTGRGTGINDETHARKVEVVRRALELHQPDPADPIGVLAAIGGLEHAAIVGLLLGGASLRTPVILDGVSAGAAALVARAIAPESLSACIAGHRSAEPGHVAALNKLGLRPLVDLDLRLGEGTGALLALPLVQSAARAMHEVATFDSAGVTEK comes from the coding sequence ATGACTGACACCGGCCAGGTCCCGGGCGAGGGTCACCCGGACAACGGGGGCATGGTGGATCAGCAGGGCATCCCCGCTCCGGTTCCGCCGCTCCCGCCGCTTCCGCCGCAGCCCCCGGCCGGCTACGCCTTCCAGGACCTCGTGGACGACCCCGCCGAGGCGGAGGACGAGGAACTGCTGCTGATGCCGAGCGGCCAGGGCTCCTGGAGCGACCCCCAGGTGGTCCCGCCGGTGCCGGCCTTCCCGGCCGAGTTCCCCGCCGAGCCCGTCTACACCGAGTACCCGCAGGCCCCCGGGGCCGGTTACCCCGAGCCCGGACACCTCGGCTTCCCGGAGCCCGGCTACCAGGACGCCGGCTACCCGGCGCCGCAGCAGCCCGGCTTCCCCGACCCCTCGTACCCCGTGGGCGCGGGCTTCCCCGACGGCTACGCCGACCCCGCCGCGTACAGCGCGGGCGCGCACGAGACCGGCGGCCGTGACACCGGCTCGCTCGACCTCGGCGGCCTCGTGGCCCCGCAGGCCGCCCAGGTGCCGGCCGCGTCGCCCGTGATCCCCGCACGCCGTCCGCTGCACATGGGCCCGCCGATGCCCGAGGCCGGGGGAGTCGTGCGCTCCCTCGCGGACCGGGGTCCCGCCGCCGCTCCGGCGCCGGCGCCCGTGGCCGCCCCGGCCCCCGTGCCCGCCCCCGAGCCGGCCCCCGTGGTGGCGGCGCAGCCCGTCGCCGAGCCGGCGCCGCAGCCCCTGCCGCAGCAGCCCGCCGCCGAGCCCGTCGCCGAGCCCGCCGCCGAACCGGTGGCGGAGCCGGTGGTGGAGCCCGTCGCCGTGCCGGTCGCCGTCGCAGAGCCGGCCGCCGTGCCCGTGGCCGTGGCCGTGCCCGCCGCCGCCGGTGCGCCGGTGGCGCAGGAGCCGGTCGCCGCGGCGGTGCCGCAGCCCGCTGCGCCGGCCGCGGGTCCCGAGTACCTGGACGCCCCGCAGCAGGCGGCGCAGGCCGCCGAGATCCCGGCGCAGGCCGGGACGCCGTGGACGGCCGAGCCCGCTCCGGCCGCCGCCCCCGTTCCGGCCGCCGCCCCCGCCGCTGCCGCGCCCGCTCCCGTGGAGCCGTCCGCGGAGCCCGTGGCGCAGCCGGAGGCCCAGCCGTCCGCCGAGGCCGCTGCCCAGGCCTCCGAGGCCGCCGCGGTGCCCGCCGCCGCGCCCGTCGCCGCCGAGGCGGCTCCCGAAGCCGCCCCGGAGGCCCAGGAGCCCGCCGGCGCCCCGCAGCCGCCGGCCCCGGTGGTTCCCGAGGCCCCCGAGGCCCCCGAGGCGCCGGCCGCCGTGGAGGTCCCGGCCGAGCCGGTGGCCGCCGTGGAGGTCCCCGCCGGGCCTTCGGCCCCCGAGGCCGCCCAGGCGCCCGCCGAGGCCGAGCCCGTGCTCCCGGAGGCCGCCGGTACCCCGGCCGCCGAGCCCGTCGCGGAGGCCCCTGCAGAAACGGTTCATGCCCCCGTCGAGGCGGCCGTCCCGGCCGACGTGCCGGCGGAGCCCGAGGCGCCGGCCGCCGCGGAGGCCCCGGCCGAGGCGGAGGCCGTCCCGGCCGAGGCCGCCGAGCCGGTCGCCGCGTCCGCCCCCGAGGCCGACGCCCCGGACGCCACCGCCCCGGACGCCACCGAACCCGCCGACGCCGCGCAGGCCCCCGAACCCGTCTCCGCCGGCGAGCCCGCCCCCGCGTACGACGACGCCGAACGCGAGGCCGTCCTGCGCGTCATGCGCGAGCGCCGCGACATCCGCAAGGGCTTCCGTACCGACCCCATCCCGCACGAGGTGCTGCTGCGCGTCCTGGAGGCCGCCCACACGGCCCCCAGCGTCGGCCACTCGCAGCCCTGGGACTTCGTCGTCATCCGCTCCGCCGAGACCCGCCGGACGATGCACGAGCTCGCCCAGCGCCAGCGCGAGGCCTACGCCAAGTCGCTGCCCAAGGGCCGGGCGAAGCAGTTCAAGGAACTCAAGATCGAGGCCATCCTCGACACCCCGGTGAACATCGTCGTCACCGCCGACCCCACCCGCGGCGGCCGCCACACCCTCGGCCGGCACACCCAGCCGCAGATGGCCCCGTACTCCTCCGCCCTCGCGGTCGAGAACCTCTGGCTCGCCGCGCGCGCCGAGGGCCTCGGCGTGGGCTGGGTCAGCTTCTTCGACGAGCGCGAGATGGTCCGCGCGCTCGGACTGCCGGAGCACCTGGAGGTCGTCGCGTACCTGTGCGTCGGCTACGTGGACGAGTTCCCGGACGAGCCCGAACTGGCGCAGGCCGGCTGGTCCCAGCGTCGTCCGCTGGCCTGGGTCGTCCACGAGGAGACGTACGGACGCCGCGCGCTGCCCGGCGAGGAGCCGCACGACCTGCTCTCCGAGACCGTCGCCAGCATCCGCCCGCTCGACGCCAAGGCGCTGGGCGAGGCCTGGGAGCGGCAGAAGCGCATGACGAAGCCCGCCGGGGCCCTGGGCATGCTGGAGATCATCTCCGCCCAGCTGGCCGGCCTCTCCCGGGTCTGCCCGCCGCCCATCCCGGAGCCGGCCGCCGTCGCGATCTTCGCGGGCGACCACGGCGTCCACGCCCAGGGAGTCACCCCCTGGCCGCAGGAGGTCACCACGCAGATGGTGGCGAACTTCCTCGGCGGCGGCGCGGTCTGCAACGCCTTCGCCAACCAGGTCGGCGCCGAGGTCTGCGTCATCGACGTCGGCGTGGCCGGTGACCTCCCCGCCACCACCGGCCTGCTGCCGCGCAAGGTCCGTCCCGGCACGGCCGACCTCTCCACCGGCCCGGCCATGACCCGCGAGGAAGCGATCGCGGCCATCGAGGTCGGCATCGAGACGGCCCGCGACCTGGTCGCCGCCGGCAACAAGGCCCTGCTCACGGGCGAGATGGGCATCGCGAACACCACGGTCTCGGCGGCCCTCATCTCGGTCTTCACGGGCGTCGACCCCGCGGAGGTCACCGGCCGGGGCACCGGCATCAACGACGAGACCCACGCCCGCAAGGTCGAGGTCGTCCGCCGGGCCCTGGAACTCCACCAGCCCGACCCGGCCGACCCGATCGGCGTCCTGGCGGCCATCGGCGGCCTGGAGCACGCGGCGATCGTCGGCCTCCTCCTGGGCGGGGCATCCCTGCGCACCCCGGTCATCCTCGACGGCGTGAGCGCCGGCGCGGCCGCCCTCGTGGCCCGCGCCATCGCACCGGAGTCCCTGTCGGCCTGCATCGCGGGCCACCGCAGCGCGGAGCCGGGTCACGTGGCGGCCCTGAACAAGCTCGGCCTGCGTCCCCTGGTCGACCTGGACCTCCGCCTCGGCGAGGGCACGGGCGCGCTCCTGGCGCTCCCCCTGGTCCAGAGCGCGGCGCGCGCGATGCACGAGGTGGCCACCTTCGACTCGGCGGGCGTCACCGAGAAGTAG